The Phacochoerus africanus isolate WHEZ1 chromosome 15, ROS_Pafr_v1, whole genome shotgun sequence genome has a segment encoding these proteins:
- the TMEM72 gene encoding transmembrane protein 72 isoform X3 — translation MLLSVACFLHPVLVWHVTIPGSMLIITGLAYFLLSKRKKSKAASEVLAPPELYTDPSSSAVSTTGSGDTEQTYTFHGAVKEGPGSLFIHMKSILKGTRRPNALQHPEALTELTLEPADSLAKKKQVHFEDSVVRIIPALAEGLEDGDSEPEETTSDTTPIIPPPEAPPFLSSLSGDSLF, via the exons ATGCTGCTGTCTGTGGCCTGCTTTCTCCACCCTGTCCTGGTCTGGCACGTGACCATCCCAG GCTCTATGCTCATCATCACTGGCCTGGCCTACTTCCTGCTGAGCAAgcggaaaaaaagcaaagctgcCTCAGAGGTGCTGGCCCCGCCGGAGCTCTACACTGACCCCTCCAGCAGCGCCGTGAGCACCACTGGCTCTGGGGACACGGAGCAAACCTACACCTTCCACGGGGCCGTCAAAGAGGGGCCTGGCTCCCTCTTCATCCACATGAAGAGCATCCTGAAGGGGACCAGGAGGCCCAATGCCCTCCAGCACCCAGAGGCCCTGACAGAGCTGACGCTGGAGCCAGCTGACTCGCTGGCCAAGAAGAAGCAGGTACACTTTGAGGACAGCGTGGTCAGAATCATTCCGGCCCTGGCTGAAGGCCTGGAGGATGGGGACAGCGAGCCTGAGGAGACCACCTCTGACACCACCCCCATCATCCCTCCCCCCGAGGCCCCACCCTTCCTATCTTCCCTCTCGGGTGACAGCCTCTTCTGA